The Silene latifolia isolate original U9 population chromosome 4, ASM4854445v1, whole genome shotgun sequence region CTACAACGAACTTATTTTCATATGTCCCATAGTCAGATTTGATAATTATACTCGAATTTTCAAACCCAATGTAAGAGAGTAACACGAGATGCAGAACTTGCAGGTGAATCCAAACAAGATATAGTCTATAGTCAAAGTGGAATGCTGAATAACGGAAGCGAAGTACACAAGTAATATGCTGCTTACTGAAACCAGTAAGAGAGTAGACTGTAGAGACTGCCAAATTCAAAGAAAAACCATACCTGCAAAAAGTTTTTTCAAGTCCTGACGACCAGAACGAGATTGTAAAACAGGTGCAACCACGTATGTAGGATCTGAAATCAAAAGAAACCAATTTAGGACACCCTTCACCCCACAACTTAGCTCTTTAATCCAGTAGATAGAAGTTACCTTTTGGTGAGGCGGCTATATAATACAGAGAACCAGTAAGGGCAGCAGTAAATACAGCTGCAAATGCCTGAGCAAATGGCACAAATGGAGGTAACACACCCGTCTGCACAGCACGTATCAATGTCAGTCAATGTCGAAAATTTTGGATATCACGAGAAAAAGGTCAAGTAAAGAGATCATTTACCAGAGCTGCCATTCCTTGAGCATCTGTTACCAAGGAATTTCCTCTCAGGAATATATCAGCCAGAGCACCCTACAAGGAGTCACGATTGAACAATCCGCCCTTCAGATGTGTATATCCAACAATGCTATAGATTTTACTCTTAACCTTCATTCTATGCTGGCTTACAAGTTTAAGATTAGCCTTAAAAATTCAATTACTGATGCATTACGGTTAACACAGTTGCACGAGCTTCATAAAAGACATGTAATCTCATCTTATAAGATAAAACAACAATAGTCTTTTTAAAGTTGAAAGACGGTCCAAGTCTCTAAGATGGTGTTAATATATGTCAGACCAACTCATTAACTTGAAACCTCACCCATATACATACTCATAATATAACATTCTCAAATCACTATATCAGTCATACGGGTCAGTCTCATGATAGTACTATACTACTATCATGAGATCATCATACTAGAATTAGTGATAAAAGCAATTGGCCGCTACTCAGTTTCGTAAGACCCAGAGcatcaaaatgtaaacaaacctGGACAGCAGCTCGGTAGAAGAGCTCCTCTCCAACTGAACTTGCAGCGACAATGAGTATAAACTGCAAAATGGGGAAATGTTGGTCCAACTGTCCCAGTTTTGACAAAAACATATATACTATTTGAGTAATCTTCGACTTTTTAAGGTGAGAAAAAATGTGCACCTGCCATGGTGACATCCCATAGAAGAAGCTCCGGAGCTCCTCATCCTCCACATCTCTTATTGCCCGAGCATGTGGTGATAGCTTCACAACTTCATCCTGCAATGAGTTATCAGAGGTTGTCTCAGAAATGTATACAAAAAAGAGACCACAAACTGAGACATGGGTCTGAGAGACCAATGTTACTCAAACTGAATTAGGAGTATCTGACACAAATGCGTGTCAAAGTTTTGAATCGACTATGTCATATAAGAAGCATCAGAGTAATTTTATGAGAGAAATACATACATCTAATATAAAAAGGAGAGCCATGATAGGGGGTGTTGCGTATCCAAGTCCTTGTATGACTGCATCAAAGGATAGTTGGAATCCTCCATAGATATCATTCCCAGTAAGGGAACATATGAAGTTGCCAGCAACGGCCATAGCACCATATATACCTAGGTTCAGTTAAACAACCAACCAATCATCAGCATATAGCTAACACCTCCAAAATCAAAACGATAAATTAACAACTCGATAACAAGGCATATGTAACATGTTAGGTGACGATACTAATCCTCAAATATCTAAACCCAACTTCCCAAGTCACTACAAATATCATAATTCCAAAAGCAACCAAGAATAAATCGAATACCTAAATCTTGCCTTATACCAAATACAATAATTTCATGTTCCCTTATTTTCAACCAACCAAACCCATCTCATAACGTAACTAACCACTCCCTccgtctcatttatttgtttattctttcttatTCTTTGTCATGATTgcaggtaaacaaatgattcagACGGAGGGAGTAAgagttaaaatttaaatttaataaaagaaAACACTTTAATTTTGAAAAAAAGTAAACAATCAAATGAAAGGGAAGACGTAAGAAAAAAGAGTACCAATTCCATAACTAAGGCGAACAACAGCACCAATCTTTTCCCAAACAGGAAAATCAGAAGAAGTAGCAGTAGCATCAGCAACAGCAAGGCTTTGATTAAAACTGGTAACCTCCATAGTTGATCCACTAAACCTTCCACCATCGCCAATTTTTCTTTCTCCATCACTACTTCTCTCTACTGTCGCCCTCACACTAACAGCTGCACCTCCACCATACCTGATTCTTCCTCTACTCCTACTCCTCGTTGACTTTTGTTGGAAAATGTCAAAGCTCAAACACCCTGTGTTTGCTGCTTTAAACGACGTCGTTGGTGGGTGTGGGGCCCTTGATATTAGTGGTAGTGACTCCATTAATATACTACTTGCATAGCTTAAATAGAATAGAATAATATGCTCACTTGTACTATTATAATAAAGTTAGCAAAAAAAATGGTGATCTTTTTGTAGAGTTTGGAGAAAAGGGACAAAAGTGGGAGTTTGTGGACGTGTGTTGTTGTAGTAGTCAAGTGTTAGTGTTTGTCTATCGAAGTTTTTTAGAGAGAGATATCTATGACAGCCTATCATTGTTCGACATGTGGAGATAATGTTGCATCTTATTGGATTATCTTATTATATGTTGATTAGGGGTAAGGGGAGATTAATTACTTCATTTTTTAGGATTAGTGAGAAATGGATTTTTGGTATGTGAAATGACCGTTATttaaaacacaaaatctcattgaagacggcgatatccgtcacaagcttgtgacggataccatttcttctcccaaaatacccatgagaggtgagtgtgGAAGCACAATGGGGTCTTTCCAATTGttcctctccctttttgtgagaagTCTTGACGGATGTGTGGGATtagcgtcacaagcaagacgctttgtattTAAAATAATAGAATAGGAtgtaaaatgatttttttttacggGTTAATATCTCATTTATATTACTCataaacaaataaatattttattatatatAAAAGGACATTTTCACACAAATTACCTTAAGCAATTATTAGTTCATTACAATAATTTTTGTTATTCAACTCAAGTTAGATTTTCAAATATAAAATTCATCACATCTAATTAGCCCAAAGATATAAATTATTATATCGGTGATTTAAAGCTATTTTACCCGGACTTGATAATTTTTAATTAAGGTGAATCCAATTTTGGTCAATATTAGATTCACCATCTTGTCAATCGGTTGGTTAAAGTTTTTAACTTAGATTTTCGGAATTATTTGAATCGCATAAGTTTTGTCGATTCTTATAAAGCAATTATTCCTTCACAAAGAAGAGTAATCCATTTTTTTTTCTCaacaagagtttttttttttgttgttgtcctGCACTCTACTTAAATTTGGTAGTGTGTGAATTGGGTGACAAA contains the following coding sequences:
- the LOC141653798 gene encoding uncharacterized protein LOC141653798, with the protein product MESLPLISRAPHPPTTSFKAANTGCLSFDIFQQKSTRSRSRGRIRYGGGAAVSVRATVERSSDGERKIGDGGRFSGSTMEVTSFNQSLAVADATATSSDFPVWEKIGAVVRLSYGIGIYGAMAVAGNFICSLTGNDIYGGFQLSFDAVIQGLGYATPPIMALLFILDDEVVKLSPHARAIRDVEDEELRSFFYGMSPWQFILIVAASSVGEELFYRAAVQGALADIFLRGNSLVTDAQGMAALTGVLPPFVPFAQAFAAVFTAALTGSLYYIAASPKDPTYVVAPVLQSRSGRQDLKKLFAAWYERRQMKRIYSPLLEGILALYLGFEWNQTNNLLAPIITHGIYSAVVLGHGLWKIHDHRRRLRQRIQQLKSERKNRTDNM